Proteins encoded together in one Amblyomma americanum isolate KBUSLIRL-KWMA chromosome 1, ASM5285725v1, whole genome shotgun sequence window:
- the LOC144128388 gene encoding uncharacterized protein LOC144128388, translating to MDDSDWTWDGDGFQPTKRPKLEGSSSTRKSKRPRRKRSGGDRSRAKPRERSKHPLKKNEECGAKRGRRGRDRVPTKEKKKLGSSAVAQPPPGTTMECGHVPNTEEEPPAVVYNEDLLEDLAREYLETIKPDLSTVVRLKGRDSSLTSHSRRSRSLGYVDTTKRRRASSEPAKRSGRTRTMSSPAGTCTVAKLPPGPLAELLPAGTIVRRPPGKLVQLVAQAIHESPLQVLRVRHVYEALKKRYPYFMFMDKKDETTWKSSVRHALSQRWFKKVHTHPPDRNAARGKSNFWEINYHNRPRGWAMPEEEEMSSTGFGESPESTPSVWSQDLDMELDLLPPLQSPPPQQQACTPYQVLLSPQTAMQRQQPPVARPMPTHSSAPTLQSSSAEPSLMSPLYMLHMSPPAWCTGMDEIPVGSELGPLCAQEKHQEQEAVMPQEQSLPRLGPSNSQEGTLPHPELPLPPQFSWPPQEPPLPGGPTSPPRQEETGPWGTGPGFRPRSGRLQLPGWPYVGEPVFAAIANPRRAVMMEDGTWYILVYPAFAENDECLARAVWHWEEGTPADAVAL from the exons ATGGACGACAGTGACTGGACCTGGGACGGGGACGGCTTCCAGCCGACCAAGAGGCCGAAGCTCGAGGGGTCATCCTCGACCAGGAAGTCGAAGCGTCCACGACGAAAAAGATCGGGAGGAGATCGCAGTCGAGCCAAGCCTCGCG AGCGCTCGAAGCACCCCCTCAAGAAAAATGAAGAATGTGGCGCGAAAAGGggacgccgtggccgggatcgcgtCCCcacgaaggagaagaagaagctgggctcgtcggcCGTTGCCCAGCCGCCACCCGGTACCACGATGGAGTGCGGCCACGTGCCCAATACAGAGGAAGAgccgccggcagtggtg TACAACGAAGACCTATTGGAAGACCTTGCCAGGGAGTACTTGGAAACCATCAAGCCGGACCTGAGCACGGTCGTAAGGCTCAAAGGGAGGGACTCTTCCCTTACCAGCCACAGCCGCCGGTCCCGCTCCTTGGGATACGTGGATACCACGAAGAGGCGCCGTG CTTCTTCAGAGCCCGCCAAACGTTCCGGCCGCACCCGCACCATGTCCAGCCCCGCCGGCACGTGCACCGTGGCCAAGCTGCCTCCGGGTCCCCTGGCCGAGCTGCTCCCTGCTGGCACCATCGTCCGCAGGCCTCCGGGCAAGCTGGTGCAGCTGGTGGCGCAGGCGATCCATGAAAGCCCGCTACAGGTCCTGCGTGTACGGCACGTGTACGAGGCGTTGAA GAAGAGATATCCATATTTCATGTTTATGGATAAGAAGGACGAGACAACCTGGAAG AGCTCTGTCCGGCACGCCCTCTCCCAGCGATGGTTTAAGAAGGTGCACACGCACCCACCGGACAGAAACGCCGCGCGTGGCAAAAGCAATTTTTGGGAGATCAACTACCACAACAG GCCGCGCGGATGGGCCAtgccggaggaggaggaaatgtcGAGCACTGGCTTTGGGGAGTCCCCAGAGTCTACGCCGTCCGTGTGGTCGCAGGACCTGGACATGGAGCTTGACCTGCTGCCGCCCTTGCAGTCTCCTCCGCCCCAGCAGCAGGCGTGCACACCTTATCAGGTGTTGCTGTCGCCACAAACGGCGATGCAGAGGCAGCAGCCGCCTGTGGCGCGGCCTATGCCGACCCATTCATCAGCGCCAACCCTCCAGTCAAGCAGCGCGGAACCCTCCTTGATGTCTCCCCTCTACATGCTTCACATGTCGCCGCCGGCCTGGTGCACCGGCATGGACGAGATTCCTGTTGGCAGCGAGTTGGGCCCGCTTTGTGCTCAA GAAAAGCATCAAGAGCAAGAGGCAGTGATGCCTCAGGAGCAGTCCCTTCCGCGACTGGGACCATCAAATTCGCAAGAGGGAACCCTGCCGCATCCGGAGCTGCCTCTGCCCCCGCAGTTCTCGTGGCCACCGCAAGAGCCCCCACTGCCAGGAGGACCCACTTCGCCCCCTCGACAAGAAGAGACCGGGCCATGGGGTACGGGACCTGGATTCCGGCCGCGATCTGGGCGGCTACAATTGCCGGGGTGGCCATACGTAGGGGAGCCTGTGTTTGCGGCGATCGCCAACCCAAGGAGGGCCGTCATGATGGAGGACGGGACGTGGTACATCCTGGTGTATCCGGCGTTTGCCGAGAACGACGAATGCTTAGCCCGAGCCGTATGGCATTGGGAGGAAGGAACTCCCGCGGATGCCGTTGCACTGTAA